The Anolis carolinensis isolate JA03-04 chromosome 2, rAnoCar3.1.pri, whole genome shotgun sequence genome has a window encoding:
- the dok3 gene encoding docking protein 3, with protein MECPVKDGILYIHHPKFGKKTWRKVWAQLFADSPSGVARLEYFEAREGVKAEKATLRKGERKVIRLSDCVSVERAEEQSSPKDTTPFCLCMMERNCFLAVDQPDEWIECICQLAFQKTPGPCSTVVNTLSPRPLMEENTIYSSWQEACEYPVVVLPTEASARCHLKGNYLVVPLFDQLVLKDVQTGQTLYNWPYTFLRRFGQEKTMFSFEAGRRCSSGEGLFTFNTTRAAEICTTVSAAINHQKAILLMDGDKKAGLSSVQDPKQKAGCWSWPAVVENLEEKEPLYAGNPVGLAGRDLPASDSLFTSPKGGAPEAPIIYASIGKSFSPLFQGNTEAEPKEQKEHLSDHLYENLRALEQQRILYSEPLGFGCRDSPEGSGGSSNTESSPIYDNSPVAARRSNNHPCPSPTTGIDPSPESQHPTQTLGCQEAAEGSEGSGKPKARGAGAFRHKLVTMLSREGGASKATSKNESAMGKS; from the exons AAGACCTGGCGGAAGGTATGGGCCCAGCTTTTTGCCGACAGTCCCTCCGGTGTTGCACGGCTAGAGTACTTCGAAGCTCGTGAAGGGGTCAAAGCAGAAAAGGCAACTCTGCGGAAGGGGGAGCGCAAGGTGATCCGACTTTCAGATTGTGTCTCCGTGGAACGGGCGGAGGAACAGAGCTCTCCCAAGGACACCACACCCTTTTGTTTATGCATGATGGAGCGCAATTGCTTCCTGGCAGTGGATCAGCCAGATGAGTGGATAGAATGTATTTGCCAACTGGCATTTCAG AAAACTCCTGGCCCATGCAGTACAGTGGTGAACACCCTCAGCCCACGTCCCCTAATGGAAGAGAATACTATTTACTCATCCTGGCAGGAAG CATGCGAGTACCCTGTGGTGGTACTCCCCACGGAGGCCTCTGCCCGATGTCACCTGAAGGGAAACTACTTGGTGGTCCCTTTATTTGATCAGTTGGTGCTGAAGGATGTGCAAACTGGGCAAACACTCTATAACTGGCCTTACACTTTCCTTCGAAGATTTGGCCAGGAAAAG ACTATGTTCTCTTTTGAAGCAGGGCGGCGCTGCAGTTCAGGAGAAGGCCTCTTTACTTTCAATACAACCCGGGCAGCAGAAATCTGCACAACTGTCTCAGCAGCCATAAACCACCAGAAAGCCATTCTTCTGATGGATGGAGACAAGAAAGCTGGGCTTTCCTCAGTTCAAGATCCTAAGCAGAAAGCAGGGTGCTGGTCCTGGCCTGCTGTTGTGGAGAACCTGGAGGAAAAGGAACCGCTGTATGCGGGAAACCCTGTGGGACTTGCAGGCAGGGACCTCCCAGCTAGTGACAGCCTTTTCACTTCCCCAAAGGGAGGAGCTCCTGAAGCACCTATCATCTATGCGTCCATTGGCAAGAGCTTTTCACCCCTGTTCCAGGGCAATACGGAAGCAGAGCCTAAGGAGCAAAAGGAACATCTTTCTGACCATCTTTACGAGAACCTGCGTGCTTTGGAGCAGCAGCGCATCCTTTACTCTGAACCTCTTGGCTTTGGCTGCAGAGACTCCCCTGAGGGCAGTGGTGGCAGCAGCAACACTGAGTCCTCACCCATTTACGATAACAGCCCTGTGGCTGCCAGGCGCTCAAATAACCATCCCTGCCCCAGTCCTACCACAGGTATTGACCCCTCCCCAGAGAGCCAGCATCCCACTCAAACGTTGGGTTGCCAAGAGGCAGCCGAGGGGAGCGAGGGGAGCGGCAAGCCCAAAGCGAGAGGAGCAGGTGCTTTCAGACACAAGCTGGTCACCATGCTGAGCAGAGAGGGGGGAGCCTCCAAGGCCACTAGCAAGAATGAGAGTGCCATGGGCAAGTCCTAG